gaaaccaaaattcccttgatcttttgacacaTAAGaagtcattgtactataaaaaaatcctgtaagtttcaaaactcaaaccttttttgttagtctaaaaacagcttattttGAAGGCAGTCTGCCAAAGCGACAGCTTTGTGAATGTTCACTCTGTGATGTAATGGTAGATAATCACCGCCTCCACAGAAGATtgacatcactgcctgtttagccccaccCACCGATTCACacatagtgaaaaaaaaaaaaaatcatcagtgGGCATTTACTTCCTAGTCTACAATCTGCCACACCTTTTCAAACACAGCGTTGTGCTGAGGGGTGATAAAAGCAGGATAGAAAAtggcctattacttctaaattatgatgtttttttatgtcaaaatcttgataacattataagaacagtacaaaataaaaaaacaatagcagttcatgacccctttaactgtCACAGTTAATTTTAACACTTATGATCTCTGTTTTTCACTGACTCTGCCCTCATCACACTCAGCATGctgcaaaaaatgcaaaaaagtacTGTCACAAATGCATGTGTGAATCATGGCTAAATAAGCTCCAGTGCTGATGCATCAACAGTCAGAAAAGTGCATTTGCAAAACACTCTTGTCTTACTGACTAGAATCCAGATACACTGGTCTGAAGGTCTGAAGCTACAATATTTGGGACTCAAAAAAATCAAAGAGCTTGTGAAATTAAAGCATTAAATTTGTCCCTGCATTTCAATTAAATAAACAGCAATTTGGTAATAGAGGCTGTTTAGTTATTATTTGGCCTTAAATATAGTAAACATAAGCTTTTTCATAGTAGCTGTTAAGCTTTAACTGTTCATTTTATAATTGACTAAGGTGCTAAATGAATGTGACAAGGTAAAATTGACTGTCATGTATTACTCACACTGAATGTCCAGCATCATTGATGAGTTCTGGCTGCCATGTTGGTTCTGAGCTGTACAGTGATACCAGCCTCTGTGTTTCGGGTCGGTCCTATTGAAGGTAACAGTGTCTCCAGTCTGCAGCTGCTCCAACTGTCCTCCACTCTCTCTGGACCAGGTGTAGTTCACCACTGCTGGATTTGCATCACTGCTGCAGGTCAGAGTCACTGAACTGCCCTCCAACACAGAGTCAGAGGGAATCACAGACACTGATGTGTTTCTAGGGGCatctgagaaaagaaaaaaaaaagaataatagaGGAAGAAATAAATGATGCCATTTTTGCTTGGTATTTTATCTACTGTgataatatttagaaaatatgtgTGGCTGAAGTGTCCAAAAGTGTTCAAATATGTTTTGGGGTCACTGTATATACACTTTTTTcagtcttaaagagacagttcttccaaaaaaaaaaaagataattcttTTGGACCCTATAGACTTTTATTGTTTAGGCAAAATcagaatatcttttgtgttctgcagaagaaagataTTCATACAtgtttaaaatgacatgagggaGACTAAATCATgaaagaatattcatttttgcgtgaactacgCCTTTTCTTAACACGTATGATCTCTGTTTTACTACTGGCTCTTCCCTCTTCACACTGGTTACAGTAACAGCTGGAGGACTGAGAGATTTTAGGAGCGTCTGAAAGTATTAAAAtcagaaaaacaaaataactgtAATGATTCTGCTCCTGTCGATGATAAATGTTACAGCTCAGCACTGCTGGATTTGCATCACTGCTGCAGGTCAGAATCACTGACGTGAAGCTGATGTGTTTTTAGGGGCATTTGAGAAGAGAAGATAAAAGATTCATAGAGAAAAACTAACTGGAGTACTGGGGAAGGTTACATACTGTATACGGTGGCCCAGGTATTTGGACATAATCATCACTTAACAtataaatacatttgtattaggtaacaaaatatcaaaacaaGTTGCATTTATTTTAGAAATGTGATTTGGTTTGGTATTTTGTTACTTAATGTGATAATACTCCAACATGTTGTGTGGCTGATGAGTCCAAACATGTTCAGATATGTTGGGGCCACTATAAAGAGACTgaaattctgccatcatttactgACTCTCATGACAATCCAAACTGGGTACATGTCACTCTTTTGAGTGTTgctttggaccccactgactttaaaggggtcataaactgagaaaccaaaattcccttgatcttttgacacaTAAGaagtcattgtactataaaaacatcctgtaagtttcaaaactcaaaccttttttgttagtctaaaaacagcttatattgaaggcAGTCTGCCAAAGCGAGAGCTTTGTGAATGTTCACTCTGTGATGTAATGGTAGATAAGCACCGCCTCCACAGAAGATtgacatcactgcctgtttagccccaccCACCGATTCACACATAGTGGGAAAAAAACCTACACCATCAGTGGGCATTTACTTCCGAGTCTACAATCTGCCATGCCTTTTCAAACAGCATTATGCTGAGGGGTGATAAAagcaggacagaaaatagcctattacttctaaattataatgttttttgatgtcaaaatcttgataacattataagcagacctcagagaacagtacaaaataaaaaaacaatagcaGTTTGTGACCTCTTTAACTCTCATCGTTAATTTTAGCACTTATGATCTCTGTTTTTCACTGACTCTGCCCTCATCACACTAGTTAAATCAGCAAGCTGCAAGAAATGCTACAAAAAAGTACTGTCACAAATGCATGTGTGAATCATGGCTAAATAAGCTACAGTGCTGATGCATCAACAGTCAGAAAAGTGCATTTGCAAAACACTCTTGTCTTACTGACTAGAATCCAGATACACTGGTCTGAAGGTCTGAAGCTACAATATTTGGGACTCAAAAAATCAAAGAGCTTGAGAACTTAAAGCATTAAATTTGTCCCTGCATTTCAATTAAATAAACAGCGATGCAGTAACAGAGGCTTTTTAGTTATTATTTGGCCTTAAATATAGTAAACAAACTTTTTCACAGTAGCTATTAGTGTTTTAACTGTTCATTTTATAATTGACTAAGGTGCTAAATGAATGTGACAAGGTAAAATTGACTGTTGTGTATTACTCACACTGAATGTCCAGCATCACTGATGAGTTCTGGCTGCCATGTTGGTTCTGAGCTGTACAGTGATACCAGCCTCTGTGTTTCAGGTCGGTCCTATTGAAGGTAAGAGTGTCTCCAGTCTGCAGCTGCAACTGTCCTCCACTCTCTTTAAACCAGGTGTAGTTCACCACTGGATTGGCATCACTGCTGCAGTTCAGAGTCACTGAACTGTCCTCCAACAAAGAGCTGGAGGGAAGCACAGACACTGATGTGTTTTTAGGAGCAtctgagaaaaaatataaaagatTTTTAGGacggaataatttttttttatttttttttttatctaatgcaACAATATTCAGAAATTATGTGTCCAAAAGTGTTCAAATATGTTTTGGGGCAActgtataaatactttttttagtcTTAAAAAGACAGTTCttccaaaaacaaaaaatagacaTTCATAGTTTAGGCAAAAtcttttgtgtttagcagaagAAATTCATACACGTTTTAAAAGACATGAGGGAGACTAAATCATGAGAGAATATTCACTTTGTTTTAATTATGCCTTTTCTTAACACTTATGATCTCTGTTTTAGTACTGACTCTGTCCTCTTCACACTGGTTAGAACAGTGTGACTGTAACTGcaataaaaagcacattttgtgtCAAACTAATGTGTGAATAATGTTGAACTTGGGTGTGTTTCTCAAAAGCATTGGTAGACAACTATGGTGATAAGTTCCATAGTCACGACACAACTTGTAACCATAGTTGCATTGAAGTGTGCATTTGCACAACACATTAGTATCCAGATATACTGGTTTAAAGGTCTCAAGCTACAATGTCTGGAACTCAACAGCAAATGCTCAAGCACTAATGAGAATGAATCCCCACATATAAATAGTAATTTAAATGCTAACAGAACAACTTAGAGGCTTTGAAATTACtatctgtaatttaatttaatcaagAAAAACGTTTTAATAGTAACACANNNNNNNNNNNNNNNNNNNNNNNNNNNNNNNNNNNNNNNNNNNNNNNNNNNNNNNNNNNNNNNNNNNNNNNNNNNNNNNNNNNNNNNNNNNNNNNNNNNNNNNNNNNNNNNNNNNNNNNNNNNNNNNNNNNNNNNNNNNNNNNNNNNNNNNNNNNNNNNNNNNNNNNNNNNNNNNNNNNNNNNNNNNNNNNNNNNNNNNNNNNNNNNNNNNNNNNNNNNNNNNNNNNNNNNNNNNNNNNNNNNNNNNNNNNNNNNNNNNNNNNNNNNNNNNNNNNNNNNNNNNNNNNNNNNNNNNNNNNNNNNNNNNNNNNNNNNNNNNNNNNNNNNNNNNNNNNNNNNNNNNNNNNNNNNNNNNNNNNNNNNNNNNNNNNNNNNNNNNNNNNNNNNNNNNNNNNNNNNNNNNNNNNNNNNNNNNNNNNNNNNNNNNNNNNNNNNNNNNNNNNNNNNNNNNNNNNNNNNNNNNNNNNNNNNNNNNNNNNNNNNNNNNNNNNNNNNNNNNNttcactttctacccctctctccttctctgcctctcacccctcccccctgcaataatgagcttctctgtgcctgactgaacgcacacacatactgtagagacattcaccagagtgacagcaggtttctgagttcttttttaaattttctttaattcatagaagcttgtatacattttttatttgcagcacttgctcagaatgattagatctctgtgtgaaaaaaagttttaaagagtttggacgctgcactttaaagatataaaaatatttttactatatctttaaaaaatcaccacgtccacaccgttcaagatatccaaaatccggtcgcaatttaacatcttcagaatattctctttatgttaaaaaagtttggtgtgaacagctggttgttcttagaagtagtgtgcatttgtttacagcctgatttttccaaaaatccacattcaaatcaaaatagccggcttcctgttggtcttagctaatgagtttgatttagaaagttgtccaaattgatgagattaatatatgtacagagtttggtgactgtaggaaaaactaaccccccaacttttgtcaaaagatggcgctatagagtgcctgctccacgcccatttatgaccctttgccagtgtctaactatcataaatattgatgtgtgtgttgactttcatgaaattctaagcatgttaactgcctcgaaaagacaggaatctaatgttaaagtttgacatgttgccatggcaacagcattcgatttatcatcgacccctttacatattcttatcggccgtgttttgacatgattttgatgaagtttaaagaaaatcgagtaaaattaagaggctgatttcaaagcattttgaaaatgacacacttcctgctgccagttggtggcgctataactttgactcataatagtcacatttatggaatcggcatcatacaacgaacaaactggtgaagtttcatcagaatcaggcaatgtggtcaacagttattagacacttcctgtttctcatttctcgccataactttgtcgccttgccacggccaaaccgttcgagatatcaaaaatctcctcgcaatttagcgtccccaatgtcttgagatcatgctgaccgagtttggtgacaatcccatggaattcctgggaggagtacgttaaattccagagcatgcgctttttaaacagccctaaatatctcacttcctgtcaggtggagcctatgacatagagtacaaaagttgtttggctcagtgagatctatatgtgtacagagtttcatatcaatacgtgcaagtatgtgtgcgcagtacatcaagttttcaaactgtgttccagggggcgctgtagaggccctgaaccacgcccgggtcccagcctctgtggcgtcctgatggccgcagattccgacgtgtgtgcaaattttcaagagtttttgagtatgttaaggcccccaaaagtgcccggaaggttgaaaaaaagaaaaaaaaaaaaaaaaaaaaaaaaaaaataataacccttagaagaacaatagggccttcgcccttttgggctcgggccctaataagaatccttagaagaacaatagggccttcgcccttttgggctcgggccctaataataataaacgaagcagatccaatagggtcctcacaccatcggtgctcgggccctaataataataataataataataataataataataaacgaagcagatccaatagggtcctcacaccatcggtgctcgggccctaataataataataataataataataataataataataaacggagcagattcaatagggtcctcacaccatcggtgctcgggccctaataataaacgaagcagatccaatagggtcctcacaccatcggtgctcgggccctaataaacaactatcactaaactaaaaaaaaccacagctgtggatcattcaggtaacaacacagtattaacaatcaagggggtgtaaacttttgaaccgggtaatttttataaattcaactattattttctcttgtaaatgtgtaaatatgtaaatgtctttcatgtgaaatatcttattcaggtcagtactaaataaaaaacaacatgcattttgtataatcgctcttattttggtaaaataaattaacttttgacctcaactgtatgaccATTCAAAACTTTGGTCCAATAAgaaatactgttcttttaaactttcagtTCTTTAAAGAATTtggaaaaatgaaaagaaaagaaaagaaatgtagTTTCTACAAAATATTAGGCAGCTTTCAACATAAGAAttttttcttgagcaccaaatcagcatattagaatgatttctgaaggatcatgtgacactgaacactggaggaatgatgctgaaaaggctttgcatcacagaaataaagcacattttaaaatagaaaagttattttaaactttaacaatatttcacaatatgactgtttaactgtatttttgatcaaataaacgagAAGAATAGTTTATGTATAATAAGGCACGACACAATATAATATAACCCAACTTCTAATTagtgtattatattataaagatatcttactaatgcattatttattttgtagCATTCCTAAAGCAGTTATGTTGCTGTTGTCCACACTTACATTAGACGGCGTTCCTCTCTGGTAGTTCTTAAATCGAGGAATATTCCGTATGCCCTCTTCTGTCTCCCGATTGTTCTTGATCTCTTCATCTGAAATTTCCTCTATCCTTCCACTTACTGTAACAGGCCCATCATGCCCTTGGGCAGCAGCTGCACTTAGTGTGCCGATGGACTGGCTTAATGTCACTTTCATAGGTATAACACTTTTTTCTTGAGACTGTGGTTGGCTGGCAGTGTCTGACATAGAGCTTGGTTCTGAGGTTTGGCTGGAGTCATGGACTGTTGGAGTCTGCGATTGGTCTGTTTTAGAGCTTGGTGATTTGCACTGGATATAAGTATCAATTTTTGGTTGAGGCAAGCAATCTTTGTTTTTGTTCTGGTCTTCAAGAAAGTCTTTACAGAAATGGTCCATTGCGTTGGTGGATGTCGCCCCCTGCTGGCAAACTGGTGACTCTTCATCTGTGGGTAGAAAAGCCATCAAAGTTTCAAACAGGAACGAAAAGTGCCTAAAGAGAAAATTACCTAGAATTACAGTATTCTCTTAACCTCTATGGTAAAGGGCAGTGAGGAAGCTGCAGCGGTCGCTGCCTTGAAAAATAGCCTTTTCAATTTCCATCTCCCTACGGGAAAGTGGCCGACTGTTTGAGAAACGCTGAGGACGGGACAGCAGCTCCGCATGTGCTGCCATTTTATCCCGGATGCCCTGCAGGCGCTCATTCCTCACCTCAGGTGCCACACAAACCCCTCTGTCCTGAGAAAATTACAAATTGGGTCATATTGCATTGAGTGACTTACAGATGACATTATCCACCCTTCGTAATTCACaatccttcatttaaaaactcaTTTACATTTAGAATATGTCATGCtaagcttaaaggattagttcactttcagaacaaaaatttacagataatgtactcacccccttgtcatccaagatgttcatgtctttctgtcttcagtcgtaaagaaattatgcttttggaggaaaacatttcaggatttctctccatatagtggatatgtatggtacccccaagtttgaacttccaaaatgcagtttaaatgcagtttcaaagggctctcaaTGATCtcagtcaaggaagaagggtcttatcaattttcaaaacaaattgacaatcgaaaaactcccatctattTTTCGTCTTTAActtctacatcgctgttttacctttttttgtaaagggcgtttgatcttgtTTGTATGTTTACTTTGTGAACACTAGGTTGGGTACttttgcagcaatgtaggatgattttgaagttggggaagaaaacgagatgggagttttttgacatatcctaactgtataGACACGAATCACACCGACTATGTGAGCGTTTTGCAGAGACGAGacgagcatttgatgttaaaagtatataaactgtcaatttgtaaaaaaaaaaataatatgatcgtttcgctagataagtcccttcttcctcagctgggatcatttaaagccctttgaagctgagttTTAACtgcaagttcaaacttgggggcaccatacatatccattatatggagagaaatcctgaaatgttttcctcaaaaaacataatttctcttTGACTGTAGAAGAAaggcatttttgttctggaagtgaacgagTCCTTTAAGATCCAAATTAAGATAAGTGTGATCAGACCTTCAAAGAGCTTTCTGGTTGATCCCTGCATCTCCACAGCTCTATTTCAGCATCTGTAAGACCCAGCTCTCTCAAAGCGGCCAGTTCCTGATCCCCATCCTGCAAGGCCTGGAACTGGGACAGACTCCTCACACCAGCTGCCTGTTCCCCAAAAGGCTTGTATACTGCTGCTGGAGCAAAGCATTTCTTCTTAGCGACACACCTATGACAAATAAATACGAAAATATGTGAATATATACACTTGAACAGTAAggcttttaatcttttttttttttttttaaagtgtcttttgctcaccaagcctgcatttatttgatccaaagtacggcaaaaacagtaaaatgtatttatttattttaccatttattcattactccagtgacattatccttcagaaatcattctaatattctgttttgctgctcaaaaaaaacaaacTATAATTTCTATGATTAAAAGACATTTatctaaaacagaaatcttttgtaacattgtaaaagtctttatcatcacttttgatcaatttaaagcatccttgctaaataaaagttaggcacatcaaccataactccttcaaaaacagccagaaacTTTGGAGTTGTAATTAATGATCATCTGACTTTCTCAggccacattgctaaaactgcccgGTCCTGCAGATCTGCTTTATTGaacatcaggaagatcaggccctttctttTGGAACATGCTTCACAACTCAATGTTCAATCTCTTGTTCTGTTCAGGCTGAACTATTGCAACactcttttggcaggtcttctagccagttctatcaaacctttacaagTAATCCAGAATGCAgctgcaagattaatttttaatgagccgAAAAGAATGCACGTCACACCTCTCGTCgtcaatttgcactggctaccaatagctgccaGCATAGAATTCAAgtcattaatgtttgcctacaaaaccaccactggctcattacttcagacttatgtgctctctagaagcttgcgttctgcaagtgagcggcgcattattgtgccatcccaaagagacacaaaatcactttcacagacttttacattaaatgtacccttcttggtggaatgacctgcccaactcaatctgaacagctgagtccttagccaatcagcatattagaatgatttctgaagaatcatgtaacactgtagactggagtaatgttgctttgatcacaggaataaaatacattttaaatgtacagtTATATAGTTTTAGGAGTTCATTTTTAGTCTATCTCCTATCCTAAAAAAGTCTGTCTGGCAAAGACGGACTAAAAATTAACTCCCAAAAcgtactgccagattctggaagataaaTTCTTCAAGTGGTACAAGATAATGTGACGCTGGTCATTCAAAAACAGTATTCACGTGTTTTacaacacttcagcatgttaCTCTTATAAAGTGAGGatcattttttttaggattttttaccCATGCAAAGGCAAAGAACCTGACACATTccacttctggagactccaggtgtattgcagttctggaaaatagTGCCACTGCAGAATAAATAGTTCCTGACTGTTTCAAACCTAATT
The window above is part of the Garra rufa unplaced genomic scaffold, GarRuf1.0 hap1_unplaced_010, whole genome shotgun sequence genome. Proteins encoded here:
- the LOC141314570 gene encoding RNA-binding protein 41-like, with translation MKRITRHACNDVPIPEEQETEGQRQLHNLLLQQLDTDVNIDRCVAKKKCFAPAAVYKPFGEQAAGVRSLSQFQALQDGDQELAALRELGLTDAEIELWRCRDQPESSLKDRGVCVAPEVRNERLQGIRDKMAAHAELLSRPQRFSNSRPLSRREMEIEKAIFQGSDRCSFLTALYHRDEESPVCQQGATSTNAMDHFCKDFLEDQNKNKDCLPQPKIDTYIQCKSPSSKTDQSQTPTVHDSSQTSEPSSMSDTASQPQSQEKSVIPMKVTLSQSIGTLSAAAAQGHDGPVTVSGRIEEISDEEIKNNRETEEGIRNIPRFKNYQRGTPSNVSVDNSNITALGMLQNK